A window from Malania oleifera isolate guangnan ecotype guangnan chromosome 7, ASM2987363v1, whole genome shotgun sequence encodes these proteins:
- the LOC131159903 gene encoding uncharacterized protein LOC131159903 — protein sequence MKLFLGNIDRKWKNEDVLKLLQEIGIEKIDKITVIPDLNNPERNCGLAFLELETNRDAQSAYRKLQKKDVSGRHLKIKVAWAEPLKEPDEEEMLKVKSVFAEFIPFSWDEEKVIDFFKKLGEVENAVLA from the exons ATGAAACTATTTCTGGGTAACATTGACAGGAAGTggaagaatgaagat GTACTGAAACTCTTGCAGGAGATTGGAATTGAGAAAATAGATAAAATTACAGTTATTCCTGATCTGAATAACCCTGAACGTAATTGTGGACTTGCATTCCTAGAACTTGAAACTAACAGAGATGCTCAGAGTGCTTACAGAAAACTTCAAAAGAAGGATGTATCTGGCAGGCATTTAAAGATAAAAGTTGCTTGGGCTGAACCCCTGAAAGAGCCAGATGAAGAAGAGATGCTAAAG GTGAAGTCGGTGTTTGCGGAATTCATACCTTTCTCCTGGGACGAAGAGAAAGTTATAGATTTTTTCAAAAAGCTTGGGGAGGTTGAAAATGCGGTTCTTGCTTGA